A stretch of DNA from Gimesia chilikensis:
CGGTGGTTTGAGTTGCGGCATCTGTTTGATCGCCTCGGGCAAGGGGAGGCCGTTGGGAATCGCTTTCACACCCTGAATGGGTGAGCCCGGGAGGCCCATCGAGGCGAGTGCTTCCACATGATGAAAGAAGGCCCCTTTGCGCATGTGATGCAGCGTATTCGTGGCGACCCAGTTCCCCTGCTGATCGGTGTAGAACACATCGCCGGCCCGGTTCACACCAATTCCCGCAGGCGAACGCATGCCGGCGCAGACGGGAACCAGTTCTCCGTCGGGGGTGACCTTCATCCCCCAGCCGCGCCAGCGTCCCTGGGCAAAGCCGAGCGTCGGATCTTTGACGGCCCGGGCCTTGTGTTCTTTTTTCAGTCCCAGTCCGATATTGAGTGTCAGCCACAGGTTGCCCTCGTGATCGAGCTTTGGTCCGTAAGCGTATTCGTGGTAGTGCCCGGTGACGCCCCAGCCTTTGGCGATGGTCAGATATTCATCGGCGGTCCCATCGCCGTCGGTATCGCGAATCCGCGTCAGCTCGCTCCGTTGCACCGTATAGAAGGCGCCGTCTTTCCAGATCAGTCCCAGCGGCTCATGCAGGGCGGTGGCGAACCGTTTGTAAGTCACGTTTTTGGGTGGCTCGTCATAGACGCCGTCCAGAATCCAGATTTCCCCCTTGCGGATGGCAACCGCGATACGCTGATCGTCGAGGACCGCGATGCCGCTGACTTCCAGCACCAGGTCACCGGGGGCCGGCTTCCAGTTCTGTGAACGCGACTCGGTCTGCGCTTTGGGGGTCATGATGGAGACGATGCGGTAATAATCGTCTTCACTCTCCGCATACGCGTTGGTATCCGTCAGGACGCTGGTCAGACAGAGCAGCGTGAGCAGGCAGAAAATGTATTTTACCATTGGTATGTCACCTCAATCGTGGTGTCTTCTGTCAGGGGCACGGGGATCAGCCATTCGCTGAGCTTGTCCCGGGTTCGTTCTTCACCTGCTTTGGCGAAGGCTTCTGCAACGGAGACACGCAGGCCGTTTTCGTTTTGTCGCGTGCTCGGATCAACGGTTTTCAGGTTCTTCCCCGTCAGACTGCGGAACCAGAGCGTGCCGGCAGACTTGGCTTGTGAGCCGGCCTTGATGGTGAGCCGTCGTTTCAGTGTCTGTTTGGCAGTCGCTTCCAGGCGGTCTTCGATGTCGATTCCCTGGTAGCGGTAAAGAAACGTGGGTACGCCCTGCTTGTCGATGCGATAGCCTCGGAACTGCAGCGTATTCTCGCCCGGTTTGGATTCAGGCCAGGCTTCTTCTGTCTGTTTGAGGAACGCGACCGGTGGCCCTGAAGGAAACTGCATCAGTGCATCTCCCAGCGGATCTGCCGGTGGGGCAAAGCGGATGAACCAGGTTCCCTGTGCGTCGAGGAAGCGTCCTTTCCAGGCCAGGGCAGGGCGAACCTGTTCGGCGTCAAAGGCAACATGGACTTTCTGCGGGAAGCCCACGGCGATCGCATGTGTGCCTGCCTCTTCCATAAAGGTTCGCAGGATGATCGGTTTTTTGTCGGGCACCAGTTCGTAGTTTTTCGACTTGGCTGCGAGAATCTTTTCCGGCAGCGGCTGTTTGTCTCCCGCTTTCAGGTACGCCCAGATCGCGGCGATCTGTTGTTCTACATCCCCTTTGAGTACGTCCTTGTTCTGGCTCTTGCCATCAGGGAAGAAGGTTGGCATGCGGGTGCGCTCTTTGAGAGATGCGGGATCGAGCAGGAAGTCATGAAACCACTGGGCATGCACGCGGCTGGTGACCTCACCCAGGTCCGTACCAACCACACCAGGCATACTTTCGCCCCGGATCGGATGACACTGAATACAGCCGGTCTCCAGCATGCTGCGACCGGCGGGAGGCAGCTGCGCATGTTGAGGGAAGACATCGGCTTCAGATCGCTTTTGTGGACGATCGACTTTCTCAAACTGGTTGGGCAGCGCTGCAATCTCCTTACCAGGGAAGATCGGCATGCGGGCGTGCATGTGCGGTCGAATATCCCCTTTGCCTTTGAGAACCTTCGATAGCCAACCCTTCTGCAGCTTGAAGCCGATGCCTGTCAACGTGGGAGGAATCCGACCTTCATCACCCAGGTCGACATGGCCGGCGGTTTCAAAGTACGGTTTCCGGTTAAAGCCGACGCCACCCTGCTTATCGCGCTCATGGCAGGCATAGCAGTTGAACT
This window harbors:
- a CDS encoding c-type cytochrome; its protein translation is MNQRRTCLVTGLLCLIMGHSLLAAPDPAPFVSGFDRFGRHAELPKGTAGRLLISELSCAACHPTSQSALQPKGGPRLDGVGNRLQRKWVTEFLSAPHVTKAGTTMPDVLHGLPANEKESTIQALTAFLMSQQKPFPTIKATGANPVPYEFWNKGNVARGRELYHKVGCVACHETDANYEPGETKISPNDKLLAQLDPEDIKELGLAAAVRPVNSVPHPDLTAKYTPQALTFFLLNPEQTRPAGRMPQLKLAAVEAADIAAYLLRDQQPGSATAATSSESAELIAAGKKQFVELRCVNCHQVDQLKPTFSARPLSQLQPTAAASCFHNPQQKMPAYPLDELQQTAIKESLAALKQKQNPAAANQLAFQLLQFNCYACHERDKQGGVGFNRKPYFETAGHVDLGDEGRIPPTLTGIGFKLQKGWLSKVLKGKGDIRPHMHARMPIFPGKEIAALPNQFEKVDRPQKRSEADVFPQHAQLPPAGRSMLETGCIQCHPIRGESMPGVVGTDLGEVTSRVHAQWFHDFLLDPASLKERTRMPTFFPDGKSQNKDVLKGDVEQQIAAIWAYLKAGDKQPLPEKILAAKSKNYELVPDKKPIILRTFMEEAGTHAIAVGFPQKVHVAFDAEQVRPALAWKGRFLDAQGTWFIRFAPPADPLGDALMQFPSGPPVAFLKQTEEAWPESKPGENTLQFRGYRIDKQGVPTFLYRYQGIDIEDRLEATAKQTLKRRLTIKAGSQAKSAGTLWFRSLTGKNLKTVDPSTRQNENGLRVSVAEAFAKAGEERTRDKLSEWLIPVPLTEDTTIEVTYQW